The following proteins are encoded in a genomic region of Arachis ipaensis cultivar K30076 chromosome B02, Araip1.1, whole genome shotgun sequence:
- the LOC107628435 gene encoding aldehyde dehydrogenase 22A1-like, translated as MDISHSTTSQIFLDGCFMRSENYSFFDEYAGPGDKAVCGNKTRTNLSFQVAAKQAILEVVQAAPNSIGCYARGKVDVSGRVNESAYVLANCWKSLNSSSCKGPPLAGRYDMGALCMHEHSEKLEGLINDAIDKGSEIVARGSFGPIGGDAVNQYYPSTVIVNVNHSMRLIINVIRKLSLSKKG; from the exons ATGGATATTTCTCATT CCACAACGTCCCAAATATTTCTTGATGGATGCTTCATGAGGTCTGAAAATTATAGCTTCTTTGATGAGTATGCAGGGCCAGGGGACAAGGCTGTTTGTGGAAACAAAACTAGGACGAATTTGAGTTTTCAAGTGGCCGCAAAGCAGGCGATTTTGGAAGTAGTTCAAGCTGCACCAAACAGCATAGGATGCTATGCAAGAGGGAAGGTTGATGTTTCTGGAAGGGTAAATGAATCTGCTTATGTTTTAGCTAATTGTTGGAAGAGTTTGAACAGTAGTTCTTGCAAA GGTCCACCACTGGCTGGAAGGTATGACATGGGAGCTCTATGCATGCATGAGCATTCTGAAAAACTTGAAGGCCTTATCAATGATGCTATAGATAAAGGTTCTGAAATTGTTGCAAGAGGAAGTTTCGGGCCTATTGGTGGAGATGCAGTTAATCAGTATTACCCCTCAACTGTGATTGTTAATGTGAATCACTCCATGAGATTGATTATTAATGTGATAAGAAAACTATCGCTTTCTAAAAAAGGGTAG